From a region of the Babesia bovis T2Bo chromosome 1, whole genome shotgun sequence genome:
- a CDS encoding ribosomal protein L21 domain containing protein, producing MHIFISWVIIYNIANISAFLYVNHPKWKHPYRNAKANALLESPAVKNLAERQDGCDRSGAYAIVHISGVPRWFERGRYYDVNRIQQQVGSRVILNRVAFFQSEQGWYVHGEPYLENVRIICEVQKHFRGPKQVTYKFRSKKHYKRKIGFRPELTRLKVEAFDVLPFGERWVDTDPIYIPLVRIEQLRKPSTELAKLKRNTIYKLTETEKALLEGDPLAHFDPVYNQIFIENRVLRL from the coding sequence ATGCACATTTTCATATCATGggtaattatatataatattgcCAATATAAGTGCATTTTTGTACGTGAATCACCCAAAGTGGAAACATCCTTATCGCAATGCTAAAGCCAACGCTCTGCTTGAGAGTCCGGCGGTTAAGAATCTTGCTGAACGCCAAGATGGATGTGATAGGTCTGGAGCATATGCTATAGTGCATATTTCTGGCGTTCCAAGGTGGTTTGAAAGAGGAAGGTACTACGATGTCAATCGCATACAGCAACAGGTGGGATCCAGAGTTATACTTAACCGAGTTGCATTCTTCCAGTCGGAGCAGGGCTGGTACGTGCACGGTGAACCCTATCTAGAAAATGTGAGAATCATATGCGAGGTGCAAAAGCATTTCAGGGGACCGAAGCAAGTGACATACAAATTTAGATCGAAGAAACACTATAAACGTAAAATAGGGTTTCGACCTGAATTGACAAGACTAAAGGTAGAAGCTTTCGATGTATTGCCCTTTGGGGAACGTTGGGTTGACACTGATCCCATATATATCCCGTTAGTGAGAATAGAGCAACTGAGGAAACCGAGCACTGAACTTGCTAAACTCAAGAGGAATACTATATACAAGCTTACAGAAACAGAAAAGGCACTGCTAGAAGGTGACCCTCTAGCACACTTTGACCCTGTTTATAACCAGATTTTCATTGAAAATCGGGTTTTAAGGCTATAA
- a CDS encoding elongation factor Tu GTP binding domain containing protein produces MVIRNSRVLLGKPVPCGNYTRGYVDFKSHIRRPRVSLETPNHTTSVVHMMTQGLRSPGLKNVKPGNHDAYGFNAISQPNKALRELRPLGTAADDVATDRAYINSRAAMTQKAKSRWMTLDKDAATAIPEPIVDDVPVVKVEIPQNDDLQFELLRYEGVDPDILSSVKELRDRLRIEHSKSTEGNIASISSPSYISFLIQRLKLLGFSDYSHEDLMERVLTVIHRGGLTKEDTVRWVNEYKTPVRTQLSDKSLEDELGSLLSTIRGRVDTSIAVLDSMKPVDRYITAPNNVFPGLDSPGTSRHMPNIDSSILDKVDRMDYSSVGTRAPLSRDVSNDKVLTVNQLTCEVLSSFLEVDLSKIEALSMELDCKPGALTTDEAMFIVDELSLPYSVSIAEYQGSVLLKRIKQSMVTRPLVVTIMGHVDHGKTTLLDTLQNSDIVSGEAGRITQKLGAFKLNLDRGTLVFMDTPGHAAFGRMRDRGVRCADIVILVVAADDGVMPQTMEAIDLIKRDCLPCIVAVNKIDLDSGQHVRGMLAESGLDMEKIPMVYISAKHGTQIDTLLSAIFELGNTINREVDANMAGTAYVFETELHPTIGGCLRAIVRSGVIKEGGWLVCGSTCNKVKRIYDSSYRVIKAGYPSDIIQIAWSSDALHAGFFVHQRESRADAQKMVALAKRREANATISPGKLGSVDTVDKLPPEFGVVLRCGDQGGLDAVLEWISQFNKLQRDNCSIDHLIERGYINGSTKDPRQLLQNWEPIRVVSSSVGPFNRSDSQFVEVGNVAFLGFSTSIPEGILKPSLVSVHNVIYELFKDIERIFEFYFGATYVVKQEATMQVTQLGTLNLKGIGKCQAIGTTVSLGNVKINNTCMVIRDGKTLERDLRIHSMQSSRRDVTELLKGDSNNCLVFRECSTEIHIGDELVSYTKEPLPPLFGVVHNHLLDV; encoded by the exons ATGGTCATACGGAATAGTCGTGTATTACTGGGTAAGCCAGTACCCTGTGGTAATTACACTAGGGGCTACGTCGATTTCAAATCGCACATTCGCCGTCCAAGGGTATCGCTAGAAACCCCTAATCATACTACCAGTGTAGTCCATATGATGACCCAAGGTCTGAGATCGCCTGGTTTGAAGAATGTTAAACCTGGCAACCATGATGCTTATGGATTCAATGCTATTTCCCAGCCGAACAAGGCATTGCGTGAACTAAGACCGCTGGGCACTGCTGCTGACGATGTTGCTACCGATCGTGCGTATATCAATTCGAGGGCTGCAATGACACAAAAGGCTAAAAGCCGATGGATGACTCTGGATAAAGATGCGGCCACGGCAATTCCAGAGCCCATAGTGGATGACGTACCCGTTGTTAAAGTTGAGATCCCACAAAATGACGATTTACAGTTTGAGCTGCTGCGATACGAGGGCGTGGATCCCGACATACTGTCCTCTGTAAAGGAGTTGAGAGACCGCCTTCGTATAGAGCACTCTAAAAGCACAGAAGGAAATATCGCCAGTATATCGTCGCCATCCTATATATCCTTCCTGATACAGCGTTTGAAGTTACTGGGCTTCAGCGATTACAGCCACGAGGACCTCATGGAACGTGTGTTGACAGTTATACATCGAGGTGGATTGACCAAGGAAGATACAGTCCGATGGGTCAATGAGTACAAGACACCGGTACGTACCCAATTGAGTGATAAGTCGTTAGAGGACGAGCTGGGATCGTTGTTGTCCACCATTCGTGGCCGTGTGGATACCTCAATAGCTGTCCTAGACTCCATGAAACCGGTTGATCGATATATCACGGCACCTAACAATGTATTTCCAGGATTGGATTCTCCTGGGACCAGTCGTCATATGCCGAATATTGACAGTTCAATTCTAGATAAGGTTGACCGCATGGATTACAGTAGTGTAGGTACCAGGGCACCTTTGTCCCGAGACGTGAGCAACGATAAAGTGCTGACTGTAAACCAATTGACATGCGAAGTTCTATCCTCTTTTCTGGAGGTGGATCTATCCAAG ATCGAAGCATTATCAATGGAGCTTGACTGCAAGCCTGGTGCCCTGACTACTGACGAAGCCATGTTCATTGTCGATGAGCTTTCGCTACCATATAGTGTATCCATAGCGGAGTACCAGGGGTCAGTATTATTGAAACGGATCAAGCAATCTATGGTAACCCGACCACTGGTGGTTACCATCATGGGCCACGTTGACCATGGTAAGACTACTCTCCTGGACACACTACAGAACTCCGATATCGTCTCTGGAGAAGCCGGTCGAATAACCCAGAAGTTGGGAGCATTTAAATTAAACCTAGATCGTGGTACATTAGTGTTCATGGACACTCCGGGTCACGCTGCGTTTGGCCGTATGCGAGATCGTGGTGTACGCTGCGCTGATATCGTGATATTGGTTGTAGCCGCTGATGACGGGGTGATGCCTCAGACCATGGAGGCCATTGACCTTATTAAGCGAGATTGCCTACCATGTATAGTAGCTGTTAATAAAATAGACCTGGACTCAGGCCAACATGTACGCGGTATGTTGGCAGAGTCTGGTTTGGACATGGAAAAGATACCcatggtgtatatatcagCCAAGCACGGTACTCAGATAGACACTTTACTATCGGCCATATTCGAGCTGGGTAACACTATTAACCGAGAGGTTGATGCCAACATGGCTGGTACGGCATACGTCTTCGAGACGGAGTTGCACCCTACTATTGGTGGTTGTTTGCGTGCAATAGTTCGTAGCGGTGTTATAAAGGAGGGTGGCTGGCTAGTTTGTGGCAGTACCTGCAACAAGGTCAAACGCATATATGACAGTTCATATCGCGTAATAAAGGCGGGATATCCATCCGATATAATACAGATCGCGTGGTCCAGTGACGCTTTGCATGCCGGTTTTTTTGTCCACCAAAGGGAATCACGTGCTGACGCGCAGAAGATGGTCGCTTTGGCTAAGCGTCGTGAGGCTAATGCAACTATATCACCAGGCAAGCTTGGTTCTGTTGACACCGTAGATAAATTACCACCTGAATTTGGCGTTGTTCTCCGCTGTGGAGACCAGGGTGGACTCGATGCCGTGCTCGAGTGGATATCGCAATTCAACAAGCTCCAACGGGATAATTGTTCTATTGACCACTTGATAGAACGTGGGTATATCAATGGCAGTACCAAGGACCCTAGGCAATTGCTACAAAACTGGGAACCCATTCGAGTGGTCTCTAGCAGTGTAGGCCCTTTCAATAGAAGCGACTCGCAGTTTGTTGAGGTGGGTAACGTAGCTTTTTTGGGGTTCTCCACCAGTATACCTGAAGGGATCCTAAAGCCCTCTTTGGTTTCTGTACACAACGTTATATACGAGCTTTTCAAGGATATAGAACGCATCTTTGAGTTCTACTTTGGTGCTACTTATGTGGTGAAGCAGGAAGCTACTATGCAGGTGACTCAGCTGGGAACATTGAACCTGAAGGGTATTGGTAAATGCCAAgctattggtactactgtATCCCTGGGCAATGTAAAGATCAATAACACCTGCATGGTTATACGTGACGGGAAGACATTGGAACGTGATTTACGTATTCATTCAATGCAGTCGTCGAGGAGGGACGTCACGGAATTGCTCAAGGGCGACAGTAACAACTGTTTGGTATTCCGTGAGTGTTCCACGGAAATACATATTGGCGATGAGCTGGTGTCATATACTAAGGAGCCATTGCCACCGCTATTCGGTGTGGTACACAACCACTTGCTAGATGTTTAG
- a CDS encoding riboflavin kinase / FAD synthetase domain containing protein yields the protein MVESEDHACHKNIVIIVDADTCVIDTKTALINVLGTVANIHRRSLRSPWASNASKEIESLKSSVKSTCDHATRQAKADTSARRSSEVTKSTSSNIREDLLHIPNGGVKHINGIVKTYCVGFPEFINDQRVLQKLIYNIKEEVIPSASTIRKALLLGDSLIQCANKFNAEKVESLKQVYTSSHISYIRTDGSIKRLQIVDETESLELTPLSEFVESIALASYQRQTQLDFLDHSGDAVKRLLEVAGFDVSLVSVQVVFTAQLPAALRKLINIAGTLQSVGFNIDFVHPQEIASYSEKGGPVNYILYPKESPVIDYIFNQLQISSLVKLVNKSVFTQGCTAEDSETNKVNLLKEPEINLFKGLAAAYLRFTVPVIIQGTVIEGFGRGASSLGVPTANLDCSSIPHLVPGVYFGTCRLQGNAEVDPNTILDTILSVGFNPHFDHATYSIEPYIYHSFNYPLLGQHLELNIKGLLRTEARFDSLGHLIAAIQTDILEHKLIVSKWES from the exons ATGGTTGAAAGTGAGGATCATGCTTGTCATAAAAATATCGTAATTATAGTTGATGCAGACACATGTGTAATTGACACCAAAACTGCCTTAATCAACGTTCTTGGCACAGTAGCCAATATACACCGGCGTTCACTCAGATCGCCATGGGCGAGCAACGCTTCTAAAGAAATAGAATCACTTAAAAGTAGCGTCAAATCGACTTGCGATCACGCAACAAGACAGGCAAAAGCAGACACCTCAGCAAGACGCAGCTCGGAAGTAACCAAGAGCACCTCCTCGAACATCAGAGAGGACCTGTTACATATACCGAATGGTGGCGTTAAACATATTAATGGCATTGTAAAAACATATTGTGTTGGTTTCCCTGAGTTCATCAATGACCAGCGAGTTCTCCAGAAattaatatacaatattaaaGAGGAAGTGATTCCTAGCGCATCAACAATTCGCAAGGCGTTGTTACTGGGCGATTCCTTGATTCAGTGCGCAAACAAATTTAATGCTGAAAAGGTGGAATCGCTCAAACAGGTATATACCAGCTCCCATATCTCGTATATAAGAACCGATGGTAGCATAAAACGCTTACAGATAGTCGACGAAACTGAATCCCTAGAGCTAACACCACTTTCTGAATTTGTGGAATCAATAGCGCTAGCAAGTTACCAACGCCAAACTCAACTGGACTTCCTTGATCACAGTGGCGATGCCGTAAAACGACTGCTAGAAGTAGCTGGATTTGATGTTTCGTTGGTTTCAGTTCAAGTTGTTTTCACGGCACAACTACCAGCCGCTTTGAGGAAGTTGATTAACATAgctg GTACACTCCAGAGTGTTGGATTCAATATTGATTTTGTACATCCACAGGAAATTGCGTCCTATTCGGAAAAGGGGGGTCCAGTTAATTACATTCTGTACCCAAAGGAGAGTCCTGTCATTGACTACATTTTTAACCAGTTGCAGATATCCTCACTGGTTAAACTCGTTAATAAAAGTGTGTTTACGCAGGGTTGTACAGCAGAAGATTCGGAAACGAATAAGGTTAATCTGTTAAAAGAGCCAGAGATAAACTTGTTTAAAGGACTTGCAGCTGCCTACTTGAGGTTCACAGTACCAGTGATTATCCAAGGAACTGTTATTGAaggttttggcaggggtgCATCATCTTTGGGCGTGCCAACTGCAAACCTTGACTGCAGTAGCATACCACATCTAGTACCAGGTGTATATTTTGGAACCTGCCGACTACAAGGTAACGCAGAAGTAGACCCTAATACAATATTAGACACAATTCTTAGTGTTGGCTTCAATCCACATTTCGATCACGCGACATACTCCATAGAACcgtatatataccactcATTCAATTACCCTCTGCTAGGGCAGCACTTGGAACTCAATATCAAGGGGTTGCTAAGAACAGAGGCTCGTTTCGACTCCCTGGGACATTTGATAGCAGCTATACAAACGGATATCCTAGAACATAAGCTTATAGTGTCAAAATGGGAGTCGTAG
- a CDS encoding Hsp70 family protein gives MATVGLDVGGFTTKVCVSYSGSDSIELHVNRLSNRETPTIVAFDKRMRLYGEEAELRSSSLHSTSIYILPYIVGMTKCEFGKFFKHRRYLFPISLDGDCDEPSFDLKFDDKDAHVEPRDVFSFFVNSVIDTVRQHMGLNHPRANSEITLCVSFPVYFRENQVRAMYRSLVCWGYSEVRLYKQTDCIFNKWIASHLPAVFDDFEQSTGQSTMHVAFLDVGFCHFAFCVAELTRGETLEKRVLSEISNDEVGTYHMIELLADYVCETIKETKEETIEVPSRQSFNIYKACAKALKELSVVTEVKIDCESVLESGDDFSLTITREKFEEMATPLKENLEGVMRALVRNLPTGTLLGIEVLGGGSRVPFVKKLATDIATEYGATQGIRVSLDSTSAVAAGALGLFKEGLIPIFDPEMEFLAIEDTDISKAMEREDFYAKVEKEQREKMSRINEIEQYIIQTKNDAEGKYSSSLNLSDIEPFLRDLELFSSKAAGNRDINSDDCEHMLKDCRQKVGEACPEYVAALEAAEKARQEEIAKAKRDAEEYTLSKVNMDVTLPRATCLKRASANKDEGNSFVADGNVEFALQHYIKALQYCSKIRDATEEERAILEPLQLACHLNMAMCYIKIANPQYYGNAIDSCSKALELSPHNPKALYRRAFCYDKINCLDEAVADARLGLTKHPDNAELRQLLVSLLNKVKQHQARMKKVYARMF, from the exons ATGGCGACAGTTGGTCTTGACGTTGGTGGATTTACCACCAAGGTTTGTGTATCTTATTCTGGCAGTGATTCCATAGAGTTGCATGTTAATCGTTTATCGAATCGCGAGACTCCTACTATAGTTGCGTTTGACAAGCGTATGCG GTTGTATGGTGAAGAGGCTGAACTTCGCAGCAGCAGTCTCCATTCTACCTCTATATAC ATTCTACCATACATTGTTGGTATGACGAAATGTGAATTTGGCAAATTCTTCAAGCACCGTAGATATTTATTTCCCATTAGTTTAGACGGTGATTGTGACGAGCCATCTTTTGATTTGAAGTTTGACGACAAGGATGCTCACGTTGAACCTCGTGACgtgttttcattttttgtgAATTCAGTTATTGACACTGTTCGTCAGCACATGGGATTGAACCATCCTCGTGCGAATAGTGAAATAACGTTATGTGTATCATTTCCTGTATACTTCCGTGAGAATCAAGTTCGTGCTATGTATCGTTCATTAGTATGTTGGG GTTACTCTGAGGTGCGATTGTACAAGCAGACTGActgtatatttaacaaatgGATTGCATCTCACCTTCCTGCTGTTTTTGATGACTTCGAGCAGAGCACTGGTCAATCTACTATGCATGTTGCATTCTTAGATGTTGGATTCTGCCACTTTGCATTTTGTGTTGCCGAATTAACGCGTGGCGAAACATTGGAGAAACGTGTTTTATCAGAGATTTCTAATGATGAAGTGGGTACCTACCACATGATTGAGTTGTTAGCTGACTACGTTTGCGAAACTATCAAGGAAACAAAGGAAGAGACTATTGAGGTCCCATCTCGCCAatcattcaacatatacaaaGCATGTGCCAAGGCCCTGAAGGAGTTGAGTGTGGTTACTGAGGTAAAGATTGACTGTGAGAGTGTATTGGAATCTGGTGATGACTTCTCTCTTACAATTACCCGTGAGAAATTTGAAGAGATGGCTACTCCTTTGAAG GAAAATCTGGAGGGTGTAATGCGTGCCTTGGTTAGGAATCTTCCCACGGGTACTTTATTGGGTATAGAGGTTTTGGGTGGTGGTTCCCGTGTACCATTTGTTAAGAAGTTAGCAACTGATATAGCTACTGAATATGGTGCCACCCAGGGCATTCGCGTGTCGTTGGACTCCACTTCTGCTGTTGCTGCTGGTGCACTTGGTTTGTTCAAGGAAGGTCTAATTCCTATATTTGACCCTGAGATGGAGTTCCTCGCTATAGAGGATACTGACATATCAAAGGCCATGGAGCGTGAGGACTTTTACGCCAAGGTGGAGAAAGAGCAGCGAGAGAAGATGTCAAGGATCAATGAGATTGAGCAGTACATCATCCAGACTAAGAATGATGCTGAAGGCAAGTACAGCAGTAGTTTGAACCTCAGTGACATTGAACCGTTCCTTCGTGATTTGGAGCTATTCAGCTCTAAAGCTGCTGGTAACAGGGATATCAATTCGGATGATTGTGAGCACATGCTAAAGGACTGTCGCCAGAAGGTGGGTGAGGCATGCCCTGAGTACGTTGCTGCTCTGGAGGCTGCTGAGAAGGCTCGGCAGGAGGAGATTGCCAAGGCTAAGCGCGATGCCGAGGAGTACACATTATCCAAGGTTAATATGGATGTAACTCTTCCAAGAGCCACTTGTCTAAAGCGTGCTTCTGCTAACAAGGATGAGGGTAACTCCTTCGTTGCTGATGGCAATGTTGAATTTGCCCTTCAGCACTACATTAAAGCGTTGCAGTACTGTTCCAAGATAAGAGACGCCACTGAAGAGGAACGTGCTATTTTGGAGCCATTACAGCTTGCTTGTCACTTAAACATGGCCATG TGTTACATCAAGATAGCCAACCCTCAGTACTACGGCAACGCTATTGATTCATGCTCGAAGGCATTGGAACTCAG TCCACACAACCCCAAGGCGCTTTACCGTCGTGCCTTTTGTTACGACAAGATTAACTGCCTTGACGAGGCTGTTGCAGACGCTCGCTTGGGTTTAACCAAGCACCCTGACAACGCTGAACTTAGACAG TTACTGGTCTCATTGCTGAACAAGGTAAAGCAACACCAAGCGCGTATGAAGAAGGTGTACGCTCGTATGTTCTGA
- a CDS encoding DEAD/DEAH box helicase family protein: MVEDSNENTKQKKKSNHEGGTGAFGLLGLDRTLCYALEHKLRYKQPSTIQRRTIPAVLQGRDVVCIARTGSGKTAAYLAPVVQLLEGHSRTVGVRCLILLPTRELALQVSSVLKKFIAFTKRDDALRSATLIGGESVEGQFGALTFNPDLVVATPGRLSQHIAEKSIDLTLVTHFVIDEADKLFEMGFMPDVYRILSRLPEKRQTMLVSATLPSELTEFVNFGLRNPVIAQVDKDMQINEQLELRFIYSRTEDKVATLCRLLRNSNDTERTIVFVSTKHHVEFFRALLAATGITVSAVYGSMDMTARSHQMGLFKSLKTRVLVVTDLAARGLDLPLVDCVINYDFPHSSKLFIHRVGRTARAGRQGLAISIVTMYDFAYAFEILTAIGRKMVISKEQIVGNEICAIGTVGDITLLVENIKSIIQDDSDIKSLKMSMDASYNLYYKTRPNPSKNAIDRAQQLLKSMGGIIAISNAVHPSYGSEATIAEPDHSDGTEENSKSAILEFLHGFRPSSAKTTIVTSVPASSIATMEKAKMVSQQFRKLDSTISVPGTTQPGEDPSLNDFLVPSAPTNVESHNELKLPQITLNITPDSEELMQKSRFQRKQHWDPKKKKFVQVTVDQMTNRVIKNESGQKAKGGVENQGLLKKWMKTSRKRIQKLGEQEEYQAAPKKKKQMDEDAYSSGDDHKASYDELMHMFPKHAATLEAAKLSLPLTNKQKRTVKRLTTKPDYEKMRPEPAKKATKKKDKRKKRLSQAEFNKKVERKIASRGAPTRSKIIVRKKTR, from the coding sequence atggtAGAAGATAGTAATGAAAATACTAAGCAAAAGAAGAAATCAAATCATGAAGGAGGTACTGGCGCATTTGGGCTGCTAGGCCTGGACAGAACGCTTTGCTACGCCCTAGAGCATAAGCTCAGATACAAACAACCGTCAACTATACAACGTAGGACTATACCTGCGGTGTTACAGGGGCGTGATGTAGTCTGTATAGCGAGAACGGGTTCGGGTAAAACTGCAGCCTACCTAGCACCGGTGGTACAACTACTGGAAGGACACTCAAGAACTGTTGGAGTAAGGTGTCTTATATTACTGCCAACACGGGAGCTTGCTTTACAAGTGTCATCAGTGCTCAAGAAGTTTATCGCATTCACTAAACGAGATGACGCATTGCGTAGTGCAACGCTCATTGGAGGTGAGTCTGTAGAAGGTCAATTTGGAGCGCTCACGTTTAACCCCGATTTAGTTGTGGCAACTCCAGGAAGGTTGTCACAGCATATAGCTGAAAAAAGCATTGACCTTACCctagttacacattttgttatCGATGAAGCTGATAAGCTTTTTGAAATGGGATTCATGCCAGACGTATATCGCATATTATCGAGGCTGCCTGAAAAAAGGCAGACCATGCTGGTTAGTGCCACTTTACCATCGGAGCTCACGGAATTTGTCAATTTTGGCCTCAGGAACCCAGTTATCGCACAAGTAGACAAGGATATGCAAATAAATGAACAGTTGGAGCTAAGGTTCATTTACTCCAGGACTGAGGATAAGGTAGCAACGCTATGCCGGTTGCTACGCAACTCTAATGATACGGAAAGGACTATTGTATTCGTGTCTACTAAACATCACGTGGAGTTCTTTCGGGCCTTGCTTGCAGCTACCGGTATCACGGTATCTGCTGTCTACGGTTCCATGGATATGACTGCAAGATCACACCAAATGGGCTTGTTCAAATCGTTAAAAACAAGGGTACTAGTGGTAACCGATCTCGCGGCTCGTGGTCTAGATTTACCGCTTGTTGACTGCGTTATAAATTATGATTTCCCGCATTCGTCTAAGCTGTTCATACACAGGGTTGGTAGAACGGCAAGGGCAGGAAGACAGGGACTTGCGATATCGATAGTGACGATGTACGACTTTGCCTACGCATTCGAAATTCTTACAGCCATAGGGAGGAAGATGGTGATATCCAAGGAACAGATCGTGGGCAATGAGATTTGCGCCATAGGAACTGTTGGTGATATAACGTTATTAGTCGAGAACATTAAATCGATTATACAGGATGACTCAGATATAAAGAGTCTTAAAATGTCAATGGATGCGTCTTATAACCTATATTACAAAACAAGGCCCAACCCATCGAAGAATGCAATTGATCGTGCTCAGCAGCTACTCaagtccatgggaggtatCATTGCTATTAGCAATGCAGTACACCCATCGTATGGCTCAGAAGCTACAATTGCTGAACCAGATCACAGTGATGGCACCGAAGAAAATTCTAAAAGTGCCATTTTAGAGTTCTTACATGGATTCCGACCGTCATCAGCCAAAACTACTATTGTCACCTCGGTACCAGCAAGCTCCATCGCTACCATGGAGAAGGCAAAGATGGTATCACAGCAATTTAGGAAGCTGGACTCTACCATAAGCGTCCCTGGAACAACGCAGCCAGGGGAAGATCCCTCACTGAATGACTTTTTGGTACCATCAGCACCAACCAATGTGGAATCACACAACGAGTTAAAACTACCGCAGATCACATTGAATATAACACCTGATTCTGAAGAGCTTATGCAAAAGTCACGTTTCCAGAGGAAACAGCACTGGGACCCAAAGAAAAAGAAGTTTGTACAGGTAACGGTAGACCAAATGACAAACAGAGTCATCAAAAATGAAAGTGGCCAGAAAGCCAAAGGAGGCGTTGAAAACCAAGGGCTCCTAAAGAAATGGATGAAAACTAGCCGTAAACGTATACAGAAACTGGGTGAGCAGGAAGAGTATCAAGCGGCACCCAAAAAGAAGAAACAAATGGATGAAGATGCATACTCCAGTGGCGACGATCACAAAGCCAGTTACGACGAGCTCATGCATATGTTCCCCAAACACGCAGCTACACTGGAAGCGGCAAAACTTAGCTTGCCACTAACTAATAAGCAAAAGAGGACTGTTAAAAGGTTGACCACTAAACCCGATTACGAAAAGATGCGTCCGGAACCTGCTAAGAAAGCTACCAAGAAGAAGGATAAACGGAAGAAACGACTGTCACAAGCGGAGTTCAATAAGAAGGTAGAACGCAAGATAGCATCCAGAGGAGCACCCACACGTAGCAAGATCATTGTCCGTAAAAAGACAAGATGA
- a CDS encoding GTP binding domain family protein, whose amino-acid sequence MARTQKNKATEHHLGMLKAKLAKLRTQLVEARPIGGGKGEAFEVSKCGDARICLIGFPSVGKSTLSNALTNMNSATADYEFTTLTCVPGIMMYKAAKIQLLDLPGILDGASEGRGRGRQVIAVANSCDLVLMILDATKDDSQKCKLERELHNAGIRINRKPPNISFKQKKTGGLNINNLVPVKHLNERVVHSVLHEYKIFHADIIIREDATVDDLIDVVRGNCKYCKCIYVYNKIDMLSLDEIEEIARRPNSVVVSSSRQWNLELLKERMWDELELMRIYTKNKGEVPNFDEPIIMTPQRGDGRVSSAVQLIHKKLLDEFKFALVWGTSVKHNPQHVGLKHQLNDEDVIQIFKKR is encoded by the coding sequence ATGGCCAGAACCCAAAAGAATAAGGCAACGGAACATCACTTGGGTATGCTAAAAGCCAAACTGGCCAAGTTGAGGACacaactggtagaagcaAGGCCTATAGGTGGTGGCAAAGGTGAAGCGTTTGAGGTTTCCAAGTGCGGAGATGCGCGCATATGTCTCATTGGTTTCCCTTCGGTAGGGAAGTCCACCCTATCGAACGCATTGACAAACATGAACTCAGCAACTGCAGATTATGAGTTCACCACACTGACATGTGTACCTGGTATCATGATGTACAAGGCAGCGAAGATACAGTTACTTGATTTGCCAGGTATCCTTGACGGCGCCTCAGAAGGAAGAGGTCGTGGTCGTCAAGTCATCGCAGTCGCTAACAGTTGCGACCTCGTCCTCATGATCCTGGATGCAACCAAGGACGACTCACAAAAGTGTAAGCTAGAGCGAGAACTGCACAACGCAGGGATACGAATAAACAGAAAGCCGCCAAATATCTCCTTCAAACAGAAGAAAACCGGTGGCTTAAATATCAACAACTTGGTACCTGTGAAACACCTAAACGAACGTGTTGTGCACTCGGTACTACACGAGTATAAAATATTCCATGCAGATATAATCATCAGGGAGGACGCAACTGTTGACGACCTAATCGATGTAGTACGAGGGAACTGCAAGTACTGCAAATGCATATACGTCTATAACAAAATTGATATGTTATCTCTAGATGAAATAGAAGAAATTGCAAGGCGACCGAATTCAGTGGTCGTCAGCAGCTCACGCCAATGGAACCTGGAACTACTCAAAGAACGAATGTGGGATGAACTAGAATTGATGCGAATATACACCAAAAACAAAGGTGAAGTACCAAACTTCGATGAACCGATTATTATGACGCCACAAAGGGGTGATGGCAGAGTCTCGTCCGCAGTGCAATTAATTCACAAAAAGCTGCTAGACGAATTCAAATTTGCACTGGTTTGGGGTACTAGCGTGAAGCATAACCCACAACACGTTGGACTAAAGCACCAACTCAACGATGAAGATGTCATACAAATCTTCAAAAAACGTTAA